atattaaagaattaaaattttatttgtgtaAGACTTTTAATGTAATTCTTATTTacaaattctaatatttttttagtagtTTTTTTAATGACTTCAAGGATAgctctatttcttttataaaatattatatttattttttatataacattgaatttttactattacgcATATTTATTAGGTTCATTAGACATGAATTGTAGGTTTGTTGGTAGTACAATGTAGGTTTATTgaagatttattattaaatatagttataaataacAAGATCATTAAGTATTGCTTATaggttcatcaaatataaGGTGTAGATTCATAagttaaaatatgaatttgtttttcaaattatgaatttttaaactaTAATCTATGAATCTCATGTGTATGTATGATGAACTCatagtttataaattatgaatctttttttgtttttaaccTATGAATctgtatatttttatgaacttCTAGgatattatatatgaacttCAAGTATACTTGTAATGAActtatagtttataatttatgaaccTGTTGTTAACTTACAAACCTGTAGTTTTAcgatttaagatttttaatgtaatttttatttacaatttctaacatttttagtattttcttAATGACTTCAAGaatagttatatattttttataaaatatcatatttatttttatatgacaTTGAATTTTCACTATcacacatatttattaaattcattagacataaattgtacttttattaaatataaattgtaaGTTCATTAGTAATAAGTGTAGattcattaaaaattactGCTAAATATAGTTATTAACAACAAGATCATTAAGTATTACTTATaggttcatcaaatataaagtGTAGATTTATCAATTCTAAACTGTAAATTCATCAATTAAGATATGAATATGTGTTTTCAAAATATGAATTTCTAAACTATATTATATGAATCTTAGGTGTATAAGTGATGAACTTATAGTTTATAAATTgtgaactttttatttttaacttgtgaatctgtatattttttatgaacttCTAGTATACTTGTAATGAACTTATAGTTTGTAATTATGAACATGTTGTTAACTTACGAACCTGTAGTTTTATGATTAATGTTTACAGTTTTCACTAATGcttataaaatatgattatattttataatttgtaattatgaatataaaattattaattttgatattttattattattattaaattttaaaatcaaaatattattatgtaatgataagaaataattaacattaaaattctttgaagtaaaaagtaatataacttaatatataaatataaactaaaaatgattaaatctaatattttaatagaaaaattaaattattaacaaagTTTCATATATGtacaaaatttcattttaatatataatattttattataaaaatattagcatattattaaaagataaatttagtgttgtaagaaaaaagaagaaatataaaactacactaaaaatataaaactaaaataagaaataagatAAGAAATTACTAACaataatatagtaaaagaataaagagatgggacataataaaagaaaaatagtgtTTAAATAGAGATAGCCTTTAAtgtttaaagtaaaaaaaaaaaaaaagaaattttatgtgtGTGTTATACGCTtaacacataaaaaaattatggacTCAGGTCGATGGGAGCTCGAACTCAATAGCTCAATCTCCTAAGAGTGATCGCTCTTGCCAGCTAGGCCTCAAGTGTATgtttctatatttaattaaaactttaaactaattaatatcatttctattattatattaaacacccattatatatatatatatatatatatatatatatatatatatatatatataaaaagttgtAAATCAGTAAAATCATAACTTatctctaaattttattagaggATTTAATTACTTTCTAATGATGTATTTAATGAGAATTTTGAAGATCAACATTCTATCAATCTGGGTATTGGAGATAtgcatatttttattgtaGGTTCTTGTGTGGATCTTGTAAATGACCATGAGTGATTTGAATAGAAACTGTTCTTAACAACTACTCTTAACATTTCTTGAATTAGGTTTAACAACTACTCTAACATTTCTTGAATTAGGTGGTTTTCTTGAAAAGGAGGATGAGGAAGTTGCAAACAcattagaaaaatagaatGGAGAAGAAAAAATCTATATTGGGATAAACCAATATTAAGTTTAAGGATCCAATTCCAAAAACGTGATAAGCggcataaaaatatatttagtctaaatataaaatatgatatacagataaaaaaaaatataactctaTGTACATTTTTCCTTTACACTTGCTATAAAGGCGAAAATTCACCTAGAGTATAGGAGAAGACTTGAACTCGGTACCTCTTACTCCCAAGAGTAAACAATCTTGTCACTTGAATTAGGCCTCAAGCGTCTAACTCTGTGTgcatttaaatttagaatataaaagatatgCAACACATTTGCATTCTATTAGTTACCTGCACagtcaaaattttcaaataccTATCTATCCTCtcatagaaaaatcaaaattaaatcataCTCAATATCCACAATCATCCTGTTAAATATATCCTATCTCATATTTCATTATTCTCCTTATTGTCTGATTTATTTTGGCAATGCCTTCTCGTGTGTAGAAGTAGCTATGGCTGGTTGATCAACACTAGTAACAACCTCCTCCAGTATTGACACCAGTTTTGccttttcctttatttcctCCGTTTGACCCCAAAGCAACATGTACAATCCGCATAGAATTACCACTGCTCCTAGAATGCTgtaaaatatagtaaattgCATCACAAATATATGTAGAGATCAAACTTACAACAATAAAGCtacatttttcttattctctttgttttaaGCTATTGACATTTTTTTCCcccattaaaaaaaatttccaagTAAAACTCGAAAGGAAAAAATTAGAGGTGAGCAATGGTCGGTCCGGTTTTGACTAAaagtgaaataattaaattctttttttttattttattaatcgaACAGAATGGAAATAGTACGTGTAACCAAACCAAAAGAATCATGTTCGGTTAATGAATTTAGGCTGTTTGCacttttgaatttcttttaataatttgaactacagatgtttatatatatatatatatgatcttTGATCAacttcaataataataaaaaatatttaaatatataaataaatatatttaaagttaaatatattttcatataaataaataaataaataaatactattttagaTGTCGATTTGGTTATAACCAAAATTTCTTAAGTAAAAATCAACCAAACTgaaatattattcaatttattcCTTATTAAATCTAATCGAACACAATTGAACCATTCAGTTCAATGTGatttttcagtttcgatttggTTTTGCCGATGTCTAGGGAGAACcttgaaatgaaagaaatagtgATTTCATGTGGAAGgaatttaatgataatattgatgggaaattaatgaaatatgtATACCTTCCAAGGTGAAGCTTTTCTCCCAGAATGAAAGAACCCATGATGGCTACGAGCACAAGAGCTACGGGGCTAAAACTGGTCGCAAATACTGGACCTCTGATGTGGAGGCACCAAACTATCAAGATTCCAGTCAGTCCAGAACTCGCGATCCCCTAATGtgattagaaattataaaaaataaaaataaaaatagagcCCACATACTTATCGATCTTGCACCTTACTTGTTAatctagaaatttaaaataatactgATGCgttaaataagaatataaaataaattaataaaaaaataaataaaattctaaatattttatacttacttgtgatatttttgaaaacaataataatttaaagtatttctaagcatttttaatatcttaaggTTTTATGAAGgcaataaatatagaaattatttaaagtatttattaattggagtattaattatacataaaattaatactataaatattattaatatactatattttaggactagaaattattgtataattaggaaataacttactaattaatacaaaattataaatataattaaagtatttatgttttaggattagaattattaagtaattaaaaataatatattagttaatatattaattatatgataaacataaaaattatatattagcaTCTTTTGTGTTAAAGTTAAATATGTCTAActtaattctatatataaaaaataaatatacatgtcaaaaaaaatttatgtcttaatttattcattatgtatgtaattaatatgctactctttaggattagaaattaatatactactctttaggattagaaatCATTGCAAAGTtaggaaattaatttattatttaatataatatttaaaatatattaagtttattatttaattaagaaaataacttattaattaataaattaacaaaaaaaatcatacAATTACACCTAAACTTAAATTCTATGtgtcaaaagaaatatatatgtcaaaaaaattctGTATGTCAAAATAGTGATACATATCAGAATTTCTTACTGTCTCATTCaatgaatttatatagaaaatactcatgaaaataaaatttattatttttaaaaattatactaaatcTTCTAGATAATTTTGTGGCAGTTCAAAGTAGATTCTGTATAAAACCCTAAGATTTTGTGGGACTAAATTAAAGAGCagaaatttaattctttaaactCAATATTTATTGGTTTAACTCtgaatatatgttttattggTCTATAGTTTACAAAAGGATGCAAGCATTGATGAGATTGAAACTATTGGTGGGGATTTAAGAGCGTCTAAATGAGATGGTAAAGATATTTCTAGTTTAACTAAAGTCTCGAGTTCGAAACTTGAATATACAACTGCGTTAAAACTCATGAGGAAGTGTTTGGCCACTTGTAAGAGTTCTATCCGGTACGttctaaattaaatctagATATATGTACACAAAAGAATATTCCTGatactttaattaatcatttaaattatatgtggaatgaatataataatcaattaatcttTGTTTAAAAACATTTCaacttgaatttttaattgtcTCATCCACTACagaaaaattctatatttagaGATAAAATATCGGTCACTAAATCAAAATCCGTCTCTATTTCATTGCCAATCTCTCTaagtttcaattttcttttttgcactTTCGTTGCTACGGCTTGCAATTTTGTTGTCAGTTAGTGCGGATAGCATCCGTAGCTAAAATCCATCGGTAAATATAGAATCTTTTATAGtgatcttattaattaaagtttaagtataagaaaaatgtTTATGTATACTGCTTAAgactaataattattaatttgcaTGCGGCAATTTTTTTGAACAATCttgaagaaaatgaaggaTTAGAATTACCCCATAAGTTGCAGTAAGGAGCCTAATATTCCAACCCAATATCCATTGCTTCCAATTTCTCTCCATGCATGCAGACAAAGTGAGACATTGAATTAATCCCATTACAGATACCAGTGCTGTGCTTGAATAAGGGCATGGATATCTCTTACTCAGCTTCGCctgcaataaaaaaaaaaaaaaaaggaataataattaaataaggtTTTATATggaatatgtataaaaaagaatattttaattaacgaAATTTCTGCATCATGTTCGTGCATGTGGAAGCATGCATTGCAGAGCTTAAACAGATGTTATAGCAACCTGAATATTCAACCACAAGGCAAACGAGATGCAGCTGGCCAGTGTCAAGGAGGAGCCCAGAATGGGACGATTGCCTGTGTGGCTATTCTGATGCTGATGATTATGTTTCAGAAGGTGAATATTTGTTGACCAAATGTTAATTTCAGCACCTTTGTAGAATGTCAGAATCATCGCCCCAGCTATTCCTGTTAATATTCCAAGCACCTTTGCCCTCCCTATCTGTGTGATTAGCTCCAATTTGTCTAACCTGAAGTGAAAATTCGAAACAACAGAAGCAATTGAAATCatgcaaaaaaaataacacGATTTTGCAAGCAATTCTTCCGCATGATTGTTTCAGACAAGGAGCATTTTAGGTTTTGCCaaaggaaaatatatatacatacctAAAAAGGACGGCCAGTATCAACGTGAAAGCAGGTATGAGGTTAGACATGGCGACAACAAATGTTGCAGAAGTTAGTGCCAAGCCTTCCAAATACAAGTTCTGAGGTAACAGTACCCTATATCATTTCAAAGcataaacagaaaattaaacTGAGTTTCAGGAGATAAATAACACTGTTAAATCTCTTGAAAACTATAACAGATATGTTTAAGCATAAAACTTAATTACCCGAAGAACCCACAAAGAAATGCTTGAGAGAGTACTGCCCATGTCAGTTTTGGCCTGCTcttcctatatatatatgcgcATTTCCATGCAAACTTAATTAGCTAATAAAAACTAACGctaaaatataagtaaaagAAATGGTGAGAACTTTGTTCAGAGtacaaattattaaatattcaaagGATTAATTCTgataaattaaagaagaagaggaaaaccTTTCTACAATTAGAGCAAGAGGGACAATGAAAGCTGTGGAAAAGATATAGCGGTAGACAACAAGAACCCTTAAATTCATCCCATCATTTGCAGCCAATTTGTACAAGATATTCATGCCAGCATATACAATCTGAACCACCAGCATTAGCATCACTGGCTTCAATCCATGCAAAACTTCAACGTTCTGCCTCATCTTTCCTGTTATAGATCTATCAATAGATCCTACCtacaacatatatatataagtttgaGGGTGATCTATGATCATTTTGACACGTGCTTCGTGTACAGAAAGTCAGAAAAGGCCCATCAGATTGTCCGTGAGCCGCCACAGAGAATCTTTAGCTGAAGAGATGGCAATAATTGATAGCCGAAGTTAATTTATGGATGTTGAGAACCAGATGATATTACCATCATACTATTAGTAGAGGAACATAAACAAAAGAAGgagaaataaaaagtatttacTCAATGAAATTTAGCTTAGTAATATTAGTGTCTTTTCTGATACTTTGAGATTATGAGCTTAAACCTGTGTTCAGTGGTGGAGTCAGGAATCCGAATCATacaataaaagatttaaactATGTTTATATCATAGGTTTATAGCTTTATTTCAttgaattttttgataatgaaattttattttctatttaaaataaattaatatgataatgtGCATaagatgcaaaattattattttagttataatctagaattttcatattttaaaggAGCATAAGTAACTCCAATTGTTAatcatagaaaaataaaaagtatatgagcattaaaaaattcaagattTTGTATTTCTTAATGTCTAAAAAAACATCAGACTCTTCCTTTTTATGAATTAGGCATAGTCATGGAGAATTTGTgagtaaatttaattagtttatcaTCTCATATGCAGACCATATCTATTATATAATGATAGTgtagtatttatattaattgatttttaattatagatggttaataataaaatcaataattcgatcaatataaatattattatattgttattatataattaatttcgtCTTCATATATGTGGTTacaaatttctcttttatgtaggtaaatgatgaataaatatatatgggcacataatttagtcctaaataaaaattaagaaaaatggagTGAAATTCTTATTACAGATAAGGACAGGAATCTGAGACTGAAATTGCACATGTTACTTTATTCCCTAGACAGCAAATATTAACTCAGTAGTCTTCCCATAATGAAAAGCATAGCATGCACTTACTCCTTAGATAGTAGTGTATTTTAcgtatatatttctatttatatatcaaatcaatagataaatgtatatatttcatatagtgaaagaattttattgaatattaagtttactaggaaatttataaaaagaacgAAATTGGTGATGAGATTGGAGCTTCTTGCAATGTATACTTAACAGGACAAATAAACAATGTTAATGAGATTGGATCTTCTTGTagcttttcttaattatacCAAAGTCTGCCTAATGAGTTGTAAAAGCCACATGAATTCTTAAGTTCTAGAACGAAAACTGGTTCTTGGAATAAGAATCTTATAGCAACGATCTTATAATTAGGGAAGCAAACCAAGCAATCATCTTCTGAATTATTTGGAGctcgattaaaacaaaaattatttgaaattattcattaagttGATTGAATCAAGCtcgaattcaatttcaaattcGATAATTTAATTAGGTCGAACATGAATTTGACAGAGTTTGGTTTGTTAGTTTGCGAGTCTGCTCGGGAGCTCGAGCTCAAGCTCAGTTCGTTTAGAAAGCTCGCGATCTGGCTCAAGAGCATACTTGTTTATGAGCTCGTCTATAGATTCGTTCAATGACTCGAGCTCGAgcttgaattaattttattcttaaatttataatataatattaatatatattatttatattatctatataatatacatatatatatttatatacaataataaatgtaataattattgtataatgataataattaatatcaaaaaatactTAATAAGTTTGAGCTCGAGCTCTTTTCATTATATGATGATTTAAGGAGCGGAACTCTAGCTTAGCTCATTTAGCATAATAAATGAGCTATTTACAAACCGAGATTGAACTACTTGCGagcttaataattttaaaacgaGCCAAGCTcgaatttaatataaaaactcGAACGAACTGAACTCAAGCTTTTaccaaattaaattgaatagaGCTCGAGCTAATCAAAATTCGACTCGGCTCTACAAGCCTACTTATAATCaactttataaaagaaaagtccATTTTTGATCACGTATTGCactaatcataataattttatatatacctctaattaaatgaaaaatagatcatttaaaaattaaaagactcaataagaaaaagaaaaataataaaaaaagaacacTTATGATTTTAAGAAAGTGGTATTTggtaatattagaattattatttaattaaaaaaataattcaaaaatatttgatataaaGTTTACAGATTATCATAATGTCTATATGTTTTTTAGGTAGCAtccatatttaaat
The nucleotide sequence above comes from Ricinus communis isolate WT05 ecotype wild-type chromosome 6, ASM1957865v1, whole genome shotgun sequence. Encoded proteins:
- the LOC8282043 gene encoding WAT1-related protein At1g25270, coding for MRQNVEVLHGLKPVMLMLVVQIVYAGMNILYKLAANDGMNLRVLVVYRYIFSTAFIVPLALIVERKSRPKLTWAVLSQAFLCGFFGVLLPQNLYLEGLALTSATFVVAMSNLIPAFTLILAVLFRLDKLELITQIGRAKVLGILTGIAGAMILTFYKGAEINIWSTNIHLLKHNHQHQNSHTGNRPILGSSLTLASCISFALWLNIQAKLSKRYPCPYSSTALVSVMGLIQCLTLSACMERNWKQWILGWNIRLLTATYGGIASSGLTGILIVWCLHIRGPVFATSFSPVALVLVAIMGSFILGEKLHLGSILGAVVILCGLYMLLWGQTEEIKEKAKLVSILEEVVTSVDQPAIATSTHEKALPK